In the Engystomops pustulosus chromosome 2, aEngPut4.maternal, whole genome shotgun sequence genome, one interval contains:
- the SLC5A7 gene encoding high affinity choline transporter 1: MAFHVEGLVAIIIFYLAILFVGIWAAWRTKNSRGDGDPREGIIVGGRDIGLLVGAFTTTATWVGGGYINGTAEAVYVSGYGLAWAQAPIGYSLSLIVGGLFFAKPMRSKGYVTMLDPFQQIYGKRMGGLLFVPALMGEMFWAAAILSALGATISVIVDIDINISVIVSALIAIFYTLVGGLYSVAYTDVVQLFCIFIGLWISVPFAMTHPAVTDITVTAVEEVYKDPWLGSIRREDAWSWIDSFLLLILGGIPWQAYFQRVLSASSATYAQVLSILAAFGCLVMAIPSILIGAIGASTEWNQTAYGLPDPQTRNETDMILPIVLQYLCPPYISFFGLGAVSAAVMSSADSSVLSASSMFARNIYQLSFRQNASEREISLVMKITVFVFGAGATAMALLAKSVYGLWYLSSDLVYIVIFPQLLCVLFIKGTNTYGSVMGYILGLFLRISGGEPYLHLQALICYGDCYLDRNNIYLQRFPFKTLSMLVSFLTNIAISYLAKYLFEKGILSPKFDFLNAVVAKHSEENMDKTTLVKSDNINLSELAPVKPRHSITLGNTFVNKEAISDLDSSPESPELENKDL; this comes from the exons ATGGCTTTCCATGTGGAGGGGCTGGTGGCAATAATCATTTTCTATTTGGCTATCCTATTTGTGGGCATCTGGGCTGCCTGGAGAACTAAGAACTCACGTGGGGATGGAGATCCCCGGGAAGGAATTATTGTGGGTGGAAGAGATATAGGACTCCTGGTTGGAGCTTTTACTACTACAG CAACATGGGTTGGTGGAGGATATATCAATGGAACAGCTGAAGCAGTGTATGTGTCAGGGTATGGGCTGGCCTGGGCTCAAGCACCCATTGGTTACTCACTGAGTCTTATCGTAG GCGGTCTTTTCTTTGCTAAGCCCATGAGATCAAAGGGATATGTTACCATGCTAGACCCTTTCCAGCAGATTTACGGCAAGCGCATGGGCGGATTACTTTTTGTACCAGCATTAATGGGAGAGATGTTCTGGGCTGCAGCTATACTTTCTGCTTTAG gTGCCACCATAAGTGTCATAGTGGATATCGACATCAATATTTCAGTCATAGTCTCTGCTTTGATTGCTATTTTCTATACCCTTGTTGGTGGATTATATTCTGTTGCTTACACTGATGTTGTTCAGCTCTTCTGCATCTTTATAGGACTG TGGATCAGTGTACCTTTTGCCATGACTCATCCTGCAGTAACAGACATCACAGTGACAGCTGTAGAAGAAGTCTACAAGGATCCGTGGCTGGGCAGCATACGGAGGGAAGACGCCTGGTCTTGGATTGACAGTTTCTTGCTTCTG ATTTTAGGGGGAATTCCCTGGCAAGCATATTTCCAAAGGGTCTTATCAGCATCCTCGGCAACCTATGCCCAAGTTCTCTCTATTTTAGCTGCCTTTGGCTGTTTAGTGATGGCTATTCCCTCAATTCTGATTGGTGCTATAGGAGCTTCCACAG AGTGGAATCAAACTGCCTATGGTTTACCCGACCCACAGACCAGAAATGAAACCGATATGATCCTGCCAATTGTTCTTCAGTATCTGTGTCCTCCATATATCTCTTTCTTTGGCCTTGGTGCAGTGTCTGCTGCGGTGATGTCATCTGCTGACTCTTCAGTCTTGTCTGCAAGCTCTATGTTTGCCAGGAATATCTATCAGCTTTCATTTAGGCAAAAT GCATCAGAGAGGGAGATTTCTTTGGTTATGAAGATTACCGTCTTTGTATTCGGAGCAGGAGCAACGGCAATGGCCTTACTGGCGAAGTCAGTGTATGGACTTTGGTATCTGAGTTCTGACTTAGTCTACATCGTGATTTTCCCTCAGCTGCTCTGTGTCTTGTTTATCAAAGGAACCAACACTTATGGCTCTGTCATGGGGTACATCCTTGGCCTTTTCTTAAGgataagtggtggcgaaccgTATCTACATCTTCAAGCTCTAATTTGTTATGGGGACTGCTATTTAGACAGGAATAATATCTACTTACAAAGATTCCCATTTAAAACACTCTCTATGCTAGTTTCATTTTTAACCAATATAGCCATCTCTTACTTGGCTAAGTATCTATTCGAAAAGGGGATATTGTCACCAAAGTTTGATTTCCTAAATGCTGTGGTGGCTAAGCACAGTGAAGAGAACATGGACAAGACAACTCTTGTGAAGAGTGATAATATTAATTTGTCAGAGCTAGCTCCAGTGAAGCCAAGACATAGTATAACATTGGGGAACACATTTGTAAATAAGGAGGCCATCAGTGACTTGGACTCCAGCCCAGAGTCTCCAGAACTTGAAAACAAGGATCTCTGA